A genomic segment from Nitratiruptor sp. YY08-10 encodes:
- a CDS encoding chloride channel protein, translating into MIRRHITEQTAIFLSFLKWMILSTVTGIIIGTIVTLFLKTIHLGEGLRSQLPFPYYYTLPFVLVFVVWLIKTFAPSAEGHGTEKVIEAVHKKHGKIDLKVVPIKLIATVLTLVSGGSVGKEGPAGQIGAASASGLSDLLRFSDTDRKKIVICGISAGFASVFGTPIAGAIFGVEVLIIGVILYDVLLPSFIAGFAAFTTAQFLGIQYTYFDFHYYQSVSLDIPLILKVIGAGIFFGLVSDIIVTFMNLIHKGIEKIPLNLYIKAFIAGIIVVLIGILFGDQYLGLGMDTIKDTLNPDPYFAKDLPWYAFLLKTITSALTLGGGGSGGVITPVFYIGATSGHAFGMWFDYQHIALFAALGFVSVLAGATNTPIAATIMAVELFGLEIAHYAALSAVISFLLTGHRSIFPSQILAMRKSEMLEIKIGEEIEKAEVELEKKQFSKFQRIRRRILRKKKERGL; encoded by the coding sequence TATTTCTCTCCTTTTTAAAATGGATGATTCTCTCTACCGTAACGGGAATCATCATCGGTACTATCGTCACACTTTTTCTTAAAACAATCCATTTAGGCGAAGGACTACGTTCCCAACTCCCTTTTCCCTACTACTATACTCTGCCCTTCGTTCTTGTTTTTGTGGTATGGCTTATCAAAACATTTGCTCCCAGTGCCGAAGGACACGGAACGGAAAAAGTGATCGAGGCGGTTCACAAAAAACATGGCAAAATTGATCTCAAAGTGGTGCCTATTAAACTTATCGCTACCGTTTTGACACTGGTCTCTGGTGGTTCAGTAGGAAAAGAGGGGCCCGCAGGCCAAATCGGTGCTGCTTCTGCAAGTGGACTCAGCGATCTTTTGCGATTTAGCGACACCGATCGCAAAAAGATTGTTATTTGTGGGATTAGTGCCGGCTTTGCATCCGTTTTTGGCACCCCCATTGCCGGAGCTATTTTTGGAGTAGAAGTCCTTATCATAGGCGTTATCTTGTATGATGTGCTGCTACCCTCTTTCATCGCAGGTTTTGCAGCTTTTACCACCGCACAGTTTCTTGGCATCCAATATACCTATTTTGATTTCCATTACTATCAAAGTGTCTCGCTCGATATTCCGCTTATTTTAAAAGTGATTGGAGCCGGAATCTTTTTTGGACTTGTAAGCGATATTATCGTCACCTTCATGAATCTCATCCACAAAGGAATTGAAAAAATTCCTCTCAATCTTTATATAAAAGCATTTATTGCAGGTATCATAGTGGTGCTGATCGGCATACTTTTTGGGGACCAGTATCTGGGACTCGGCATGGATACGATCAAAGATACCCTCAATCCAGATCCCTATTTTGCCAAAGATCTTCCCTGGTATGCCTTTTTACTCAAAACAATTACCTCAGCACTCACTTTAGGAGGGGGCGGAAGCGGTGGTGTAATCACCCCGGTCTTTTATATAGGTGCAACCAGCGGACATGCTTTTGGAATGTGGTTTGATTATCAACATATCGCTTTATTTGCGGCACTCGGTTTTGTAAGTGTTTTAGCAGGAGCTACCAATACCCCCATTGCAGCTACTATCATGGCAGTAGAACTCTTTGGTCTTGAGATCGCCCACTATGCAGCGTTAAGTGCAGTGATCAGTTTCTTGCTTACAGGACATAGAAGTATCTTTCCTTCTCAAATCCTTGCAATGCGAAAGAGCGAAATGCTCGAGATCAAAATCGGCGAAGAGATTGAAAAGGCTGAAGTAGAACTGGAAAAGAAACAGTTTAGCAAATTTCAACGGATTCGAAGAAGAATTTTGAGAAAGAAAAAAGAGCGGGGACTCTAA
- a CDS encoding sulfite exporter TauE/SafE family protein: MNSIDLGTLFLVAFLGSIGHCIGMCGGFVMAYSAAKVDNQWNRSHQAMAHLLYNLGRITAYVIIGMIFGFFGKVFSFSMTSKGILFLLVGVLMVLMGLSLMGQIRFLSSVECSTTNIGFFRLAFRKLIASKTLPSFYFLGMLNGLIPCGFVYFFAAFAAATASPFWGGVVMLVFGLATIPVLFLLGYFSSLMQQMKFRHVALQIAGILVVLYGIYTGYKGYMFLEHPEMVQKKMIHMKQKLHEKIEKVQGR, translated from the coding sequence ATGAACAGTATCGATCTTGGAACACTTTTTTTAGTTGCATTTTTGGGAAGTATCGGGCACTGCATTGGGATGTGTGGAGGATTTGTGATGGCGTACAGTGCCGCAAAGGTAGATAACCAATGGAACCGATCCCACCAGGCAATGGCCCATCTGCTGTACAATCTTGGACGGATTACCGCTTATGTGATCATTGGAATGATTTTTGGTTTTTTTGGAAAAGTATTTTCTTTTAGCATGACTAGTAAAGGTATTTTGTTTCTGCTCGTAGGTGTTTTGATGGTACTGATGGGGCTTTCTTTGATGGGACAGATTCGGTTTTTAAGCAGTGTAGAGTGCTCTACAACAAACATCGGCTTTTTTCGCTTGGCTTTTCGCAAACTCATAGCCTCCAAGACATTACCTAGTTTTTACTTTCTTGGAATGCTCAATGGGCTGATCCCATGTGGGTTTGTCTACTTCTTTGCCGCTTTTGCGGCAGCTACTGCATCGCCGTTTTGGGGTGGTGTGGTGATGCTCGTTTTCGGACTGGCTACAATTCCAGTACTTTTTTTGCTTGGATATTTTTCTTCACTCATGCAGCAGATGAAATTTCGCCATGTTGCCTTACAGATTGCAGGTATTTTAGTTGTTTTGTACGGTATCTATACAGGGTATAAAGGATATATGTTTCTTGAGCATCCCGAAATGGTACAAAAGAAGATGATACATATGAAACAAAAACTTCATGAAAAAATAGAAAAGGTACAGGGACGTTAG
- a CDS encoding APC family permease, translating to MESKKAFGLWSAAFLGIGSMVGIGIFIVIGEAGAIAGNMVIYTFLIGGFIALLSGYSLAKLALRYPSRGGVIEYLVHEYGEGFFSGALGVLFYLAQLIGLAAVTKSFGIYAATYTSSGITPFTVNLFAIGILAFFTFVNLLGASIVAKSENYIVVFKLSAITLFVVAALFYIEPQRLLPDKAHGWLDMLYALGLVFFAYQGFSVITNSVEDMENPHKTMLKAMLLSIGIVVVLYVATSVAVIGNLPLSKVIKAKDYALAEAAKPIFGELGFKIMAAVALISATSAINASLYAATQISYDLAKKGELPKVYEYNVFKSTEGLIVSALLIVPMVLFLHLEEIATVAAIVVLLIQGFVHTGHFLKLKKTGANPFFVLLASIGTFASAGFALAYTQQKLPLVGWYVLLAFFGAYFLEIILRLATNRTIKKQILWEPEEIELKLKKILYDT from the coding sequence GTGGAATCTAAAAAAGCTTTTGGACTTTGGAGCGCAGCCTTTTTGGGAATTGGCTCTATGGTAGGTATTGGGATTTTTATTGTCATAGGAGAGGCTGGAGCGATTGCTGGCAATATGGTCATCTATACCTTTTTGATTGGTGGATTCATCGCTCTTTTGTCAGGGTATTCCCTGGCCAAGCTTGCTCTTCGCTATCCAAGCCGTGGAGGCGTGATAGAGTATTTGGTTCATGAATATGGTGAAGGCTTTTTTAGTGGTGCATTGGGAGTTCTTTTTTATCTTGCCCAGCTCATAGGACTAGCGGCAGTGACAAAATCTTTTGGTATTTATGCAGCTACGTATACATCATCTGGTATTACTCCTTTTACTGTCAATCTTTTTGCTATCGGGATATTAGCCTTTTTTACTTTTGTTAATTTATTGGGTGCTTCCATAGTAGCAAAGAGTGAGAATTATATTGTCGTTTTTAAACTCAGTGCCATTACACTGTTTGTAGTTGCGGCTCTTTTTTATATCGAACCGCAAAGACTTCTTCCTGACAAAGCCCACGGTTGGCTTGATATGCTGTATGCTTTAGGACTGGTCTTTTTCGCCTATCAAGGCTTTAGTGTAATTACAAACAGTGTAGAAGATATGGAAAATCCTCATAAAACGATGTTAAAGGCGATGCTGCTTTCCATTGGTATCGTTGTTGTTTTGTATGTAGCAACATCAGTAGCTGTTATAGGCAATCTCCCTCTCTCAAAAGTGATCAAAGCAAAAGATTACGCCTTGGCGGAAGCTGCAAAGCCTATATTTGGTGAGTTGGGATTTAAAATAATGGCAGCCGTTGCTCTTATTAGTGCGACCAGTGCCATCAATGCGTCATTGTATGCAGCGACACAGATCAGTTACGACTTGGCAAAAAAGGGAGAACTTCCTAAAGTGTATGAGTATAATGTCTTTAAATCGACTGAAGGATTGATTGTCTCGGCTCTTTTGATTGTTCCAATGGTTCTTTTTTTACATCTTGAAGAGATTGCTACAGTTGCAGCTATAGTGGTTTTGTTGATTCAAGGCTTTGTACATACTGGACATTTTTTGAAACTCAAAAAGACTGGAGCCAATCCGTTTTTTGTACTCCTTGCCTCTATTGGTACATTTGCATCTGCCGGTTTTGCATTGGCGTATACGCAACAAAAGCTTCCTTTGGTCGGATGGTATGTGTTGCTGGCTTTTTTTGGAGCATACTTTTTAGAGATAATCCTTCGACTTGCTACTAATCGAACTATTAAAAAACAGATTCTTTGGGAGCCAGAAGAGATTGAATTAAAACTCAAAAAGATATTGTATGATACGTGA
- the ppk2 gene encoding polyphosphate kinase 2 has protein sequence MDKKAYKKELYRLQVELVKFQRTVIEKDLKVCTIFEGRDAAGKDGTIKRFTEHLSPRDTRVVALPKPSELDKKYWYFQRYIHHLPRGGEMVFFNRSWYNRAGVEKVMGFCTNEEYEKFMQEVPNFEHLLVHDGFIFTKYWLDITKEEQKRRLEERKKDPLKQWKLSPIDQKAQELWDAYSLARDEMFARTHFTYAPWYIVRADDKRVARINAIKHFLSKVEYEGKDESLLLYDPNIVCEFDKVCYEKGLIAP, from the coding sequence ATGGATAAAAAAGCGTATAAAAAAGAGCTGTATCGGCTTCAAGTGGAACTTGTCAAATTTCAACGTACTGTCATCGAAAAAGATCTTAAAGTATGCACTATTTTTGAAGGACGCGACGCAGCGGGAAAAGATGGAACAATCAAACGATTTACCGAACACTTGAGTCCTCGTGACACAAGAGTGGTAGCTCTTCCCAAACCATCCGAGCTTGATAAAAAATACTGGTATTTCCAGCGTTATATCCACCATCTTCCCCGAGGAGGAGAGATGGTCTTTTTCAACAGAAGCTGGTATAACCGTGCAGGTGTTGAAAAAGTGATGGGATTTTGCACAAATGAAGAGTATGAAAAGTTTATGCAAGAGGTACCGAATTTCGAACACCTTCTGGTTCATGACGGTTTTATCTTTACAAAATATTGGCTTGATATCACAAAAGAGGAGCAAAAAAGACGGCTTGAAGAGCGAAAAAAAGATCCCCTAAAACAGTGGAAACTCAGTCCCATTGATCAAAAAGCCCAAGAGCTTTGGGATGCATACTCACTTGCTCGTGATGAGATGTTTGCTAGAACCCATTTTACCTATGCTCCGTGGTATATCGTTCGAGCAGATGACAAAAGAGTGGCTCGCATCAATGCGATAAAACACTTTTTAAGTAAAGTGGAGTATGAAGGCAAAGATGAATCTCTTTTACTCTACGATCCAAATATCGTGTGTGAATTTGACAAAGTCTGCTATGAAAAAGGGCTCATAGCACCATAA
- a CDS encoding flavin reductase family protein, which yields MIIEFDSLELKNRYKIMSRSIIPRPIAWIVTEGKTLNIAPFSYFMALSSNPATLIVSIGHKKDGSPKDTLKNILETKKCTICSVAPEHITKMHQSSEMLAEEESEAEKFNIATQKILDGFPPIIKGAPSAFFCHFYQKVDLKGSKTIPLILEIESYYVDDRYANENFDIEFQTVARVGKEYRLCEKRIEP from the coding sequence ATGATTATAGAATTTGATTCGTTGGAACTGAAGAATCGGTATAAAATTATGAGTAGATCGATCATTCCAAGACCCATCGCATGGATCGTCACAGAAGGCAAAACTCTCAATATCGCACCTTTTAGCTACTTTATGGCTTTGAGTTCCAACCCCGCTACCCTGATCGTCTCAATCGGACACAAAAAAGATGGCTCGCCAAAAGATACGCTTAAAAATATTTTAGAAACGAAAAAGTGTACCATTTGTAGCGTAGCACCCGAACATATCACAAAAATGCACCAAAGCAGTGAAATGTTGGCAGAAGAAGAGAGTGAAGCCGAAAAGTTTAATATTGCTACACAAAAGATTCTTGATGGATTTCCTCCTATCATCAAAGGGGCTCCAAGTGCCTTTTTTTGTCACTTCTACCAAAAAGTAGATCTTAAAGGAAGCAAAACTATTCCACTTATTTTGGAAATAGAATCTTACTATGTGGATGATCGATACGCGAATGAAAATTTCGATATAGAGTTTCAAACCGTTGCAAGAGTCGGAAAAGAGTATCGACTCTGTGAGAAGAGAATAGAACCATAA
- the amrS gene encoding AmmeMemoRadiSam system radical SAM enzyme, whose product MVADAWLSKELKDGKVLCLACAHACKLEPGEFGKCGVRVNENGKLKSTVYGLAAAAHIDPIEKKPMFHFLPGSTIMSIGTVGCNFCCQFCQNWEISQYPQTNGYKVFGQELMPQEIVKIALQYGCKSVAYTYNEPIVYFEYTYDTAKLAHEKGLKNVYVTSGFETRRAIDELAPYIDGMNIDIKFFKDESYQKISCARLKPVLEAIKYAHQKGIWIETTTLIIPGINDSDQELRDIAKFMVDIDPNMPWHVSRFHPDYKMLDRPVTPYETLKRAYDIGKEEGLNYVYIGNYPDEDLESTYCPKCGLKVIERAGYLGEQVKNHLIDGKCPKCGETIAGVWK is encoded by the coding sequence ATGGTAGCGGACGCCTGGCTCTCTAAAGAGCTGAAAGATGGTAAAGTTCTCTGTCTTGCATGTGCTCATGCTTGTAAACTTGAACCCGGTGAATTTGGAAAATGTGGGGTTCGAGTCAACGAAAACGGCAAACTCAAGTCGACTGTCTATGGTCTTGCAGCTGCTGCACATATCGACCCGATTGAAAAAAAGCCGATGTTTCATTTTTTGCCAGGCTCGACTATTATGAGTATTGGAACTGTCGGGTGCAACTTTTGCTGTCAATTTTGCCAAAACTGGGAGATTAGCCAATATCCACAGACAAATGGCTACAAAGTTTTTGGTCAGGAGCTGATGCCGCAAGAGATTGTTAAGATTGCATTACAATATGGATGCAAATCGGTCGCCTACACCTACAATGAGCCAATCGTCTATTTCGAATACACCTATGATACGGCAAAACTTGCTCACGAAAAGGGACTGAAAAATGTCTATGTCACCAGTGGATTTGAGACAAGACGCGCAATTGACGAGTTGGCTCCCTATATTGATGGAATGAATATCGATATCAAATTTTTTAAAGATGAAAGCTATCAAAAAATCAGCTGTGCCAGACTCAAACCGGTGCTTGAAGCCATCAAATATGCCCATCAAAAGGGAATCTGGATAGAAACCACAACGCTTATCATCCCTGGCATAAACGACAGCGACCAAGAGCTAAGAGATATCGCAAAATTTATGGTAGATATCGACCCCAATATGCCTTGGCATGTGAGCCGTTTTCACCCAGACTACAAAATGCTCGATCGCCCAGTCACTCCATATGAAACCCTCAAACGTGCCTATGATATAGGCAAAGAGGAGGGATTAAACTACGTCTATATAGGTAACTATCCAGATGAGGATTTAGAATCCACCTACTGTCCAAAATGTGGATTGAAAGTGATCGAGCGAGCAGGCTATCTTGGAGAGCAGGTCAAAAACCATCTCATAGATGGAAAATGTCCAAAATGCGGTGAAACAATAGCGGGAGTTTGGAAATGA
- the amrS gene encoding AmmeMemoRadiSam system radical SAM enzyme translates to MKVHAWLSKKLPSGKILCEACAQACKLSEGEYGICGVRKVEDGELKLLVYGKAAAVNVDPVEKKPMFHFLPNTKVFSFGTVGCNLSCSFCQNFEISQFPQEHEHKIFGHDLMPQQAVELALQHGCSSIAYTYNEPIVWFEYSYDTAKLAHEKGLKNIYVTSGYETRKALDQLAGVIDGMNIDLKAFTDRFYKELCGARLKPVLEAIEYAYKKDIWIEITTLFIPDQNDSEKEMRQIANFIASLDTAIPWHVSGFYPTYKMTDTHPTPPETLLKAYKIGKEEGLKFVYVGNFNAPEFETTYCPSCGYAVIERSGHIGQQVQNHLVDGRCPKCNTFIPGVWK, encoded by the coding sequence ATGAAAGTGCATGCGTGGTTGAGCAAAAAACTTCCTTCGGGGAAAATTTTATGTGAAGCATGCGCACAAGCCTGTAAACTGAGTGAGGGCGAGTATGGGATCTGCGGTGTTAGAAAAGTAGAAGATGGAGAGCTGAAGCTTTTAGTGTATGGCAAAGCAGCCGCAGTCAATGTGGATCCAGTTGAAAAAAAGCCGATGTTTCATTTTTTGCCCAATACAAAAGTATTCAGCTTTGGAACAGTTGGATGTAATCTCAGCTGCTCTTTTTGTCAAAATTTTGAGATCAGCCAATTTCCTCAGGAACATGAACATAAAATCTTTGGCCACGATCTCATGCCCCAGCAAGCGGTGGAGCTTGCCTTGCAGCATGGATGCAGCTCCATCGCTTATACCTACAACGAACCGATTGTCTGGTTTGAATATAGCTACGATACAGCAAAACTTGCCCATGAAAAGGGTTTAAAAAATATTTACGTTACCAGCGGGTATGAGACAAGAAAGGCACTAGATCAGTTGGCTGGTGTCATTGATGGAATGAATATCGATCTCAAAGCCTTCACAGATAGATTTTACAAAGAACTGTGTGGTGCTAGACTAAAACCTGTCCTTGAAGCGATAGAGTATGCTTATAAAAAAGATATCTGGATAGAAATCACGACGCTTTTCATTCCGGACCAAAATGACAGTGAAAAAGAGATGCGCCAAATTGCAAACTTTATCGCTTCGCTTGATACGGCAATTCCATGGCATGTAAGCGGATTTTATCCAACGTACAAGATGACCGATACCCATCCAACACCACCCGAAACGCTGCTAAAAGCCTACAAAATCGGCAAGGAGGAAGGACTCAAGTTTGTCTATGTAGGCAATTTCAACGCACCCGAATTTGAAACTACATACTGCCCATCATGTGGGTATGCAGTGATAGAGCGAAGCGGACATATCGGACAGCAGGTGCAAAACCATCTTGTAGATGGACGCTGTCCAAAATGCAATACATTTATCCCAGGAGTTTGGAAATAA
- a CDS encoding lipid-binding SYLF domain-containing protein, with protein sequence MRKLFLMLLFVGSIFAASPDAILQDSYYALKEFLHMPEKKIPKKLLANAKAIAIIPGVIRGGFVIGGRYGEGILMVRHGRTWSDPVFVKLAGGSFGWQIGLESIDVMLVFETHESVDRLVSGKFTLGADASVAAGPVGRAGEASTDIKFKSEIYSYSKSRGIFAGLTLKGAVLDIDYEKTRRFYHASPRRVIAGNVHKANRYIQKIKALLSQY encoded by the coding sequence ATGAGAAAACTATTTTTGATGTTGCTTTTTGTTGGTTCTATATTTGCTGCTTCACCGGATGCAATATTGCAAGATAGCTATTATGCGTTGAAAGAGTTTTTGCATATGCCAGAAAAAAAGATCCCCAAAAAGCTTTTAGCCAATGCAAAAGCCATAGCCATCATACCTGGTGTTATCCGTGGAGGATTTGTCATAGGAGGAAGATACGGGGAAGGGATCTTGATGGTGAGACATGGCCGAACCTGGAGTGATCCCGTTTTTGTTAAACTTGCAGGTGGAAGCTTTGGCTGGCAGATCGGGCTTGAGAGTATCGATGTGATGCTTGTTTTTGAAACACATGAGAGTGTGGATAGACTGGTAAGCGGAAAATTTACACTCGGAGCCGATGCCTCGGTGGCAGCCGGTCCGGTTGGAAGAGCCGGCGAGGCAAGCACCGATATCAAATTCAAAAGCGAAATATACTCTTACTCTAAAAGTCGGGGAATTTTTGCTGGGCTTACGCTCAAAGGTGCTGTTTTGGATATAGATTATGAAAAGACAAGAAGGTTCTATCATGCTTCACCCCGAAGGGTGATTGCAGGAAACGTACATAAGGCAAACAGATACATTCAAAAGATAAAAGCCCTTTTGAGTCAATACTAG
- a CDS encoding ATP-binding protein translates to MLRLHKIFFNHLLLLLSLLFVVLSFVSYYGIKNIELDNFKKLLENEIILTEEVLASKGVKDDLVRQLDQKIKSRITVIGLDGKVLAESRHDKSEMENHRLRPEVQEALKKGWGWSERYSSTIHQNLLYVAHRFGDMIVRVAYPVDEIKKHFLALWIRFLLLFLGLILFALVVSYLLSQKVKQEIDGIVEYVKKLSHKEYDVFYKAKFAQEFETITKHLQKLAQKLKKREEKKKKFTQKIKEISKQRNELISAVSHEFKNPVAIIHGYAESLLDEPDMPQALQQRFIQKIYQASEKITYMIDRLALAMKFESSSIELQKSRFDLCELVKESAAFLKQKYKNRSFVFDCEICTIYADKALIETVVLNLLDNALKYSESDVKIICKDGLFCVEDRGIGIQEEHLEKITKKFYRIKHSFDNSMGLGLYIVSYILDLHGAKLHIESTYKKGSRFCFDTKLLQEEKR, encoded by the coding sequence ATGTTAAGACTGCATAAAATTTTTTTCAATCATCTACTGCTGCTGTTGAGTCTTCTTTTTGTCGTGCTCTCTTTTGTGAGCTACTATGGTATTAAAAATATCGAGCTGGATAATTTCAAAAAACTATTGGAAAATGAGATCATTTTAACAGAAGAGGTCCTTGCTTCCAAAGGGGTTAAAGATGATCTCGTTCGCCAACTTGATCAAAAAATAAAGAGCAGAATTACCGTTATCGGACTTGATGGCAAAGTATTGGCAGAAAGCAGACACGATAAAAGCGAAATGGAGAATCATAGATTACGACCTGAGGTGCAAGAGGCTTTGAAAAAGGGATGGGGCTGGAGTGAACGCTACTCCTCAACCATTCATCAAAATCTTTTGTATGTTGCGCACAGATTTGGAGATATGATTGTACGTGTAGCTTATCCTGTCGATGAAATCAAAAAGCATTTTCTTGCATTGTGGATACGATTTTTACTTCTTTTTTTGGGGCTTATACTTTTTGCTTTGGTAGTTTCTTATCTTTTAAGCCAAAAAGTGAAACAGGAGATTGATGGAATTGTAGAGTATGTGAAAAAACTCTCGCACAAAGAGTATGATGTTTTTTATAAAGCAAAATTTGCCCAAGAGTTTGAAACAATCACAAAACATTTGCAAAAACTGGCTCAAAAACTGAAAAAGAGAGAAGAAAAAAAGAAAAAATTTACCCAAAAGATCAAAGAGATCTCCAAACAGCGTAATGAACTTATATCCGCGGTAAGCCACGAATTCAAAAATCCGGTGGCCATTATTCATGGATATGCCGAGTCTTTGTTGGATGAACCGGATATGCCACAGGCTTTGCAGCAGCGTTTTATCCAAAAAATCTATCAAGCCAGTGAAAAGATAACCTATATGATAGATAGACTCGCTTTGGCTATGAAATTTGAAAGCAGTTCGATAGAGTTGCAAAAAAGCAGATTCGATCTGTGTGAACTGGTTAAAGAGTCTGCTGCCTTTTTGAAACAAAAATATAAAAACAGAAGCTTTGTTTTTGACTGTGAAATATGCACAATTTATGCGGATAAAGCGTTGATAGAGACAGTTGTTCTCAACCTTTTGGATAATGCTTTGAAATATTCCGAATCGGATGTAAAGATCATATGCAAAGATGGCCTTTTTTGCGTTGAAGATAGAGGTATCGGGATACAGGAGGAGCATTTAGAAAAAATCACCAAAAAGTTTTACCGCATCAAACACAGTTTTGATAATTCCATGGGACTGGGACTTTATATAGTATCATATATTCTCGATCTGCATGGCGCAAAACTGCATATTGAAAGTACATATAAAAAGGGGAGCCGATTCTGTTTTGATACAAAATTACTGCAAGAGGAGAAGAGATGA
- a CDS encoding response regulator transcription factor, whose translation MKPKIVLIEDERDLLELLEYKLSKDFEVEGFLSTKKVREFLDEEGADLLIVDRNLPTEEGSEFVHSLRKEGYDIPVIFLTAKDQEKDIEEGFFRGADDYITKPFNLNELILRIKAVLRRSKPQLQDRVEYKNITLIPSSSEVFIDGEPIHLTKLEFRLLMEFVTNAKQVLSREYLLEHVWEDFKQERSVNVAIKRLKEKIDPQKKHGYIVSVRGVGYKLC comes from the coding sequence ATGAAACCAAAAATTGTCCTTATCGAGGATGAGAGAGATCTGTTGGAGCTTTTAGAGTATAAACTCTCCAAAGATTTTGAGGTGGAGGGATTTTTGTCCACGAAAAAGGTACGCGAGTTTCTGGACGAAGAGGGAGCAGATCTTCTCATCGTCGATCGAAATCTTCCTACCGAGGAAGGGAGCGAGTTTGTTCACTCCCTTCGCAAGGAGGGATATGACATCCCCGTGATTTTCTTGACGGCCAAAGATCAGGAAAAAGATATTGAAGAGGGTTTTTTCCGTGGAGCCGATGATTACATCACGAAGCCTTTCAATTTGAATGAACTGATTTTACGAATAAAGGCGGTTCTTCGCCGCTCTAAACCCCAGTTGCAAGATCGCGTAGAGTATAAAAATATTACATTGATTCCATCTTCAAGCGAAGTGTTTATCGATGGGGAGCCTATTCATTTGACAAAGCTTGAATTTCGCCTTTTGATGGAGTTTGTGACAAATGCAAAACAAGTTTTGAGTCGTGAGTATCTTTTGGAGCATGTCTGGGAAGATTTCAAGCAAGAGCGCAGTGTCAATGTCGCCATCAAGCGCCTCAAAGAAAAGATCGATCCGCAGAAGAAACACGGCTATATTGTGTCGGTTCGGGGTGTCGGATATAAGTTATGTTAA
- a CDS encoding heme-binding domain-containing protein, producing the protein MRSFLMYLGVLAVIVALLQFIPTYEKKNLPTDPKLEIKAPKKVMAIFKRSCYDCHSNKTNWPWYADVAPMSWMVRRDVVEGRKALNFSVWNSYSKQKKKELKKQIYRSVVLAMPLPQYLWLHPEAKLSKEDKKIVQNWASDGKGYIDIEVR; encoded by the coding sequence ATGAGAAGTTTTTTGATGTATTTGGGCGTGTTGGCTGTTATCGTAGCTCTTCTACAGTTTATTCCAACCTATGAGAAAAAGAATTTACCAACCGATCCAAAATTGGAAATCAAAGCTCCAAAAAAAGTGATGGCAATCTTTAAAAGAAGCTGCTATGACTGCCATTCCAACAAAACAAACTGGCCATGGTATGCGGATGTGGCTCCAATGAGTTGGATGGTGCGAAGAGATGTAGTTGAAGGAAGAAAAGCGCTCAATTTCAGTGTCTGGAATAGTTACAGCAAGCAAAAGAAAAAAGAGCTTAAAAAGCAGATTTACAGAAGTGTGGTTCTTGCAATGCCGCTTCCTCAATATCTTTGGCTCCATCCTGAAGCGAAACTTTCCAAAGAGGATAAAAAAATCGTACAAAATTGGGCGAGTGACGGGAAAGGATATATCGATATAGAAGTTCGATAA